A genomic region of Raphanus sativus cultivar WK10039 chromosome 6, ASM80110v3, whole genome shotgun sequence contains the following coding sequences:
- the LOC108813367 gene encoding ethylene-overproduction protein 1, with protein sequence MQPNLFTTMRSLKLIEGCKVYALNNNPPPPPPPPTRVREKLLQHLQDHLRVSSTRSITHRNAAVSLDSLLPHGLPVSDLLEPQIDPSLKLVDSIEKLAEVHRRIESSSHSVKSEAFLEQSVIFRGFSDPKLFRRSLRSARQHAVDAHTKVVLSSWLRYERREDELIGTTPMDCSGRNLECPKATLVSGYDPESVYDRCLCSRSETNAPECSTSEVEEDYDVSFCIGDEEVRCVRRKFASLSRPFEAMLYGGFRETRCNVINFTGNGISVEGMRAAEVFSRVGRVEIFPPEVVLELLKLANRFCCDELKAACDSHLARLVDSLDDALLLVEYGLEEAAYLLVAACLQVFLRELPHSMRNPNVVKIFCSVEGRERLGLVGHGSFVLYLFLSQIAMEEDMKSNTTVMVLERVVESAVEDWQKQLACHQLGAVMLERKEYKDAERWFSSAVEAGHVYSLVGVARCKFKRGHRYSAYKIMNSLISDCSATTGWMHQERSLYCSGKEKLVDLEIATGLDPTLTFPYKFRAVSLAEESQFGAAVAELNKIMGFKVSPDCLEMRAWISIAMEDYEGALKDIRAVLTLEPNFLMFNKKIHGDHMVELLRPLVQQWNQADCWMQLYDRWSSVDDIGSLAVVHHMLANDPGKSLLRFRQSLLLLRLNCQKAAMRSLRLARNHSKSEHERLVYEGWILYDTGHREEALAKAEESISIQRSFEAYFLKAYALADSTLDPESSKYVIQLLEEALRCPSDGLRKGQALNNLGSVYVDCDKLDLAADCYTNALNIKHTRAHQGLARVYHMKNQTKAAYDEMTKLIEKARNNASAFEKRSEYCEREMAQSDLGMATLLDPLRTYPYRYRAAVLMDDHKETEAIEELSKALAFKPDLQLLHLRAAFYDSMGVSADAIRDCEAALSLDPDHKDTIDLYNKAREQQP encoded by the exons ATGCAGCCTAATCTCTTCACAACGATGCGAAGCTTAAAGCTCATCGAAGGATGCAAAGTCTACGCTCTCAACAAcaaccctcctcctcctcctcccccgCCAACTCGCGTCCGCGAAAAGCTCTTACAGCATCTCCAAGACCACCTCCGCGTCAGCTCAACCCGATCCATAACTCACCGAAACGCCGCCGTTTCGTTAGACTCTCTCCTTCCTCACGGCCTCCCCGTCTCCGATCTCCTCGAGCCTCAGATCGATCCTTCCCTAAAGCTCGTCGATTCGATAGAGAAGCTCGCCGAAGTCCACCGCCGGATCGAGAGCTCCTCCCACTCCGTAAAGTCCGAAGCTTTCTTAGAGCAGTCCGTCATCTTCCGTGGCTTCTCCGATCCGAAGCTTTTCCGGCGGAGTCTCCGGTCAGCTAGGCAGCACGCCGTCGACGCTCACACCAAAGTGGTCTTATCCTCTTGGCTCAGGTACGAGAGGAGAGAAGACGAGCTTATCGGCACCACTCCAATGGATTGCTCCGGAAGGAATCTTGAGTGCCCTAAAGCTACTCTCGTCTCCGGGTACGACCCGGAGTCCGTTTACGACCGTTGCCTCTGTTCGAGATCAGAGACTAACGCTCCGGAGTGTTCAACGTCTGAGGTGGAGGAGGATTACGACGTGTCTTTTTGCATTGGCGATGAGGAAGTTCGTTGCGTGAGGCGCAAGTTTGCGTCTCTGTCTAGACCCTTTGAGGCGATGCTGTACGGTGGGTTTAGAGAGACGAGATGTAACGTTATCAACTTCACGGGGAACGGGATCTCCGTGGAAGGGATGAGAGCTGCGGAGGTTTTCAGTAGGGTTGGTAGAGTTGAGATCTTCCCTCCTGAAGTTGTCTTGGAGCTTCTCAAATTGGCTAACCGGTTCTGTTGCGACGAGTTGAAAGCAGCTTGCGATTCGCATTTGGCTCGTCTTGTTGATAGTCTTGACGACGCGTTGTTGTTGGTTGAGTATGGATTGGAGGAAGCTGCGTATCTTCTCGTTGCCGCTTGTCTTCAGGTGTTTCTCAGAGAGTTGCCTCACTCGATGCGTAACCCTAACGTTGTGAAGATTTTTTGTAGTGTTGAGGGACGTGAGAGGTTGGGTTTGGTTGGGCATGGTTCGTTTGTGTTGTATCTTTTCTTAAGCCAGATCGCTATGGAAGAGGATATGAAATCGAACACGACGGTTATGGTGTTGGAACGTGTGGTCGAATCCGCGGTCGAGGATTGGCAGAAACAGCTCGCTTGTCACCAGCTAGGAGCTGTGATGCTCGAGAGGAAAGAGTATAAAGACGCGGAGAGATGGTTTAGCTCCGCGGTGGAGGCTGGTCATGTGTACTCCCTTGTTGGTGTAGCCAGGTGTAAGTTTAAGCGTGGACATAGATACTCTGCTTATAAGATCATGAACTCGCTGATCTCGGATTGTTCAGCTACTACTGGATGGATGCATCAGGAGAGGTCCTTGTATTGCAGCGGTAAAGAGAAGCTGGTTGATTTGGAGATAGCCACTGGTTTGGACCCGACTTTGACTTTCCCTTACAAGTTCAGGGCGGTGTCATTGGCAGAGGAGAGTCAGTTCGGTGCTGCGGTCGCGGAACTTAACAAGATCATGGGGTTTAAGGTCTCTCCTGACTGCTTAGAGATGCGAGCGTGGATCTCTATAGCTATGGAGGACTACGAGGGTGCGTTGAAAGATATCAGAGCGGTTTTGACGTTGGAGCCGAACTTCTTGATGTTTAACAAGAAGATCCATGGTGATCATATGGTGGAGCTTCTCCGCCCGCTTGTCCAGCAATGGAACCAGGCTGATTGCTGGATGCAGCTGTATGATCGTTGGTCGTCTGTTGATGATATCGGTTCTCTGGCTGTTGTTCATCATATGTTGGCTAATGATCCAGGGAAGAGTCTTCTGCGTTTCAGACAGTCTCTTCTTCTCTTAAGGTTAAATTGTCAGAAGGCGGCAATGCGTAGCCTTAGGCTAGCTAGAAACCATTCGAAGTCAGAGCATGAGAGACTTGTATATGAAGGATGGATCTTGTATGACACAGGACACCGTGAGGAAGCACTTGCCAAGGCTGAGGAATCTATTTCAATACAAAGATCCTTCGAAGCGTATTTCCTCAAAGCTTATGCTCTTGCAGACTCTACCCTCGACCCTGAGTCCTCAAAGTATGTGATCCAGCTACTCGAAGAAGCGCTTCGTTGTCCATCGGATGGTCTTCGTAAGGGGCAA GCTTTGAACAACTTGGGAAGTGTGTATGTTGACTGTGATAAGCTGGATCTTGCAGCTGATTGCTACACTAACGCGCTAAACATCAAGCACACAAGAGCTCACCAAGGCTTAGCTCGTGTGTACCATATGAAAAACCAGACTAAAGCTGCCTACGATGAGATGACAAAGCTGATAGAGAAAGCTCGGAACAATGCATCTGCCTTTGAGAAACGCTCAGAGTATTGTGAACGAGAGATGGCACAGAGCGACCTAGGGATGGCCACACTCCTAGATCCTCTTAGAACTTACCCTTACAGATACAGAGCCGCAG TTCTAATGGATGACCATAAAGAAACGGAAGCCATTGAGGAGCTGTCGAAAGCCTTAGCCTTTAAACCTGACCTCCAGCTGTTACATCTACGGGCAGCATTCTATGATTCAATGGGTGTATCCGCAGACGCTATCAGAGACTGTGAAGCAGCTCTGAGTCTTGATCCGGACCACAAAGATACCATCGACCTCTATAACAAAGCACGTGAACAACAACCATAG